Proteins from a single region of Fusobacterium gonidiaformans ATCC 25563:
- a CDS encoding glycogen synthase, producing the protein MKVLFATAEAFPFVKTGGLGDVAYSLPKALQKEKIDVRVILPKYSKIKEEFLKQKRHLGHKEIWVAHHNEYVGIETVLYKDVTYYFIDNERYFKRNGIYGEFDDCERFLYFAKAVVETMDITGFTPDIIHCNDWQTGLIPIYLKERGMQEIKTIFTIHNLRFQGFFFNNVIESLLEIDRYKYYHEDGIKYYDMISFLKAGVVYSDYITTVSESYAEEIKTPELGEGLHGLFQKLDYRLSGVVNGIDEKSYPIPKDSKENLKVKLQKKLGLKIEKDTPLIAMITRLDSQKGIDFVIEKMDEIMSMGVQFILLGTGENRYEDFFRWKESQYSGYLCSYIGFDSDLSLEIYQGADIFLMPSVYEPCGLSQMIAMRYGCIPVVRETGGLRDTVTPYNEYTGEGDGFGFRELNANDMMKTLHYAVQVYQRKQEWSVLIENAKARENSWKASAKKYEIIYQKVLGKFHDVEVIKK; encoded by the coding sequence ATGAAAGTTCTTTTTGCAACAGCAGAAGCTTTTCCGTTCGTCAAAACAGGAGGTTTGGGAGATGTAGCCTACTCTTTGCCAAAAGCTTTACAAAAAGAGAAGATAGATGTTCGAGTAATTCTACCAAAATATAGTAAGATAAAAGAGGAGTTTTTAAAACAAAAAAGACATCTTGGTCATAAAGAAATTTGGGTGGCTCATCATAATGAGTATGTTGGAATCGAAACTGTACTATATAAAGATGTAACTTACTATTTTATAGATAATGAACGATATTTTAAAAGAAATGGTATTTATGGAGAATTTGATGATTGTGAACGTTTCTTATATTTTGCAAAAGCTGTTGTAGAAACAATGGACATTACCGGATTTACACCGGATATAATCCATTGTAATGATTGGCAAACAGGGCTTATTCCCATTTACTTAAAAGAAAGAGGAATGCAAGAGATTAAGACAATTTTTACGATTCATAATTTAAGATTTCAAGGTTTTTTCTTTAATAATGTCATTGAAAGTTTATTGGAAATTGATCGATATAAATATTACCATGAAGATGGAATCAAATATTATGATATGATTTCTTTCTTAAAAGCCGGAGTGGTTTATTCAGACTACATTACTACAGTAAGTGAAAGCTATGCAGAGGAAATTAAAACTCCGGAATTGGGAGAGGGACTACATGGCTTATTCCAAAAGCTAGATTACCGATTATCCGGAGTTGTGAATGGAATTGATGAGAAATCTTATCCGATACCAAAGGATTCTAAGGAAAATTTAAAGGTCAAATTGCAGAAGAAACTTGGCTTAAAAATAGAGAAAGATACTCCACTGATTGCGATGATTACTCGTTTAGATAGCCAAAAAGGAATTGATTTTGTCATTGAAAAAATGGACGAAATCATGTCTATGGGAGTGCAGTTTATTTTATTAGGGACTGGAGAAAACCGATATGAAGATTTCTTCCGTTGGAAGGAAAGCCAGTATTCAGGGTATCTTTGTTCCTATATTGGTTTTGACTCTGATTTATCTTTAGAAATATATCAGGGAGCTGATATATTCCTAATGCCATCTGTGTATGAACCTTGTGGTTTGTCACAAATGATTGCAATGCGTTACGGTTGTATTCCTGTTGTGAGGGAAACTGGAGGACTTCGTGATACCGTTACTCCATATAACGAGTATACAGGAGAAGGAGATGGATTTGGTTTTCGAGAATTGAATGCGAATGACATGATGAAAACCTTACATTATGCAGTACAGGTATATCAAAGGAAACAGGAATGGAGTGTTTTAATAGAAAATGCAAAAGCACGAGAAAATTCTTGGAAAGCATCTGCAAAAAAATATGAAATTATTTACCAAAAAGTTTTGGGAAAATTTCATGATGTGGAAGTGATCAAAAAATAA
- a CDS encoding alpha-amylase family glycosyl hydrolase, which yields MYQNIEKTTSFLNFWKINRPQFSLYAKEAKEVSLEFYKTVQDNIPYQIIRLNSQKHKLGDYWYYEDKAIQEGCLYRWNVDGVSILDPLALSYTGNMPVKEKKSIFLLHKQATSKKFSIKDKDRLIYEVHIGFFSKEQTYTTFIDKIPYLKELGINTVEFLPIYEWDDYTGNLHPDSTPIQNAWGYNPINFFATTKKFSSSKEENSFSEVEEFRNLVEILHKNGIEVLLDVVYNHTAEGGKTGYLHHFKALGEDTFYIKNKDKDFSNFSGCGNSFHCNHTVTKEMIIESLLYWYLEMGVDGFRFDLAPVLGRDSHGQWLQRSLLYDLVEHPILSHATLISESWDLGGYFVGAMPSGWSEWNDSYRDTIRKFIRGDFGQIPDLIKRIFGSIDIFHANKKKYQATINFIACHDGFTMWDVLSYNRKYNFANGEKNQDGNNENYSYNHGEEGETKNPAILKLRIQQMKNMMLLLYISQGIPMLLMGDEIARTQLGNNNAYCQNNKITWMDWSRKDSFQDIFQFTKSMIQLRKTYSIFRKEEYLKMDEEIILHGVKLHQPDYSFHSLSIAFELWDQESDTQFYIALNSYSESLDFELPILKNKKEWYLLTDTSKVETCDFKAEEKITETNYSVISKSSIILVAK from the coding sequence ATGTATCAAAACATAGAAAAAACAACATCTTTTCTTAATTTTTGGAAAATAAATCGACCACAATTTTCCTTATATGCCAAGGAAGCAAAAGAAGTGTCTTTAGAATTTTATAAAACAGTTCAAGATAACATTCCCTATCAAATTATAAGATTAAATTCTCAAAAACATAAATTAGGAGATTATTGGTATTATGAAGATAAGGCGATTCAAGAAGGTTGTTTGTATCGATGGAATGTAGATGGAGTTAGCATTTTAGATCCTCTTGCACTTTCCTATACCGGAAATATGCCTGTAAAAGAAAAAAAATCTATCTTTCTTTTGCATAAACAAGCAACTTCCAAAAAATTTTCTATCAAAGATAAAGATAGACTTATTTATGAAGTGCATATCGGATTTTTTTCCAAAGAACAAACATATACCACTTTTATTGATAAAATTCCTTATTTAAAAGAATTAGGAATTAACACTGTTGAGTTTCTTCCCATCTATGAATGGGACGATTATACCGGAAATCTTCATCCGGATTCTACCCCTATTCAAAATGCTTGGGGCTACAATCCCATCAATTTTTTTGCAACTACTAAAAAATTCTCTTCTTCTAAAGAAGAAAATTCCTTCTCAGAGGTCGAAGAATTTCGAAATTTAGTCGAAATTCTTCATAAAAATGGTATTGAAGTTCTTCTAGATGTTGTGTATAACCATACGGCAGAAGGTGGAAAAACCGGTTATCTTCATCATTTTAAAGCTCTAGGAGAAGACACTTTCTATATTAAGAATAAAGATAAAGATTTTTCTAATTTTTCAGGCTGTGGGAACAGCTTTCATTGTAATCATACTGTTACGAAAGAAATGATTATCGAGTCTTTGCTATATTGGTATCTTGAAATGGGAGTCGATGGTTTCCGCTTTGATTTAGCACCTGTATTAGGTAGAGACTCTCATGGTCAATGGCTACAACGATCTCTATTGTATGACCTAGTGGAACATCCTATTTTATCTCATGCTACTCTTATCTCAGAAAGTTGGGATCTAGGAGGCTATTTTGTAGGAGCTATGCCAAGTGGTTGGTCAGAGTGGAATGATTCCTATCGGGATACGATACGAAAATTCATACGTGGAGATTTTGGCCAAATTCCTGATTTAATCAAAAGAATTTTTGGAAGTATAGACATTTTCCATGCAAACAAGAAAAAATATCAAGCTACTATCAATTTCATAGCTTGCCATGACGGTTTCACGATGTGGGATGTATTAAGCTATAACCGAAAATATAACTTTGCTAACGGAGAAAAAAATCAAGATGGAAACAATGAAAATTATTCTTATAATCATGGAGAAGAAGGAGAAACCAAGAATCCTGCTATTTTGAAACTCAGAATACAACAAATGAAAAACATGATGTTACTTCTTTATATTTCTCAAGGAATTCCCATGCTCCTAATGGGAGATGAGATTGCAAGAACTCAATTAGGAAATAATAATGCTTATTGTCAAAACAATAAAATCACTTGGATGGATTGGAGCAGGAAGGACTCTTTTCAAGATATCTTCCAATTTACAAAGTCCATGATTCAATTACGAAAAACATACTCCATTTTTCGAAAAGAAGAATATTTAAAAATGGACGAAGAAATTATCTTACATGGAGTGAAGCTGCATCAACCTGATTATAGTTTTCATTCCCTATCCATTGCTTTCGAGCTATGGGATCAAGAAAGCGATACTCAATTTTATATCGCATTAAATTCTTACAGCGAAAGTTTAGATTTTGAACTTCCCATTTTAAAAAACAAAAAAGAATGGTATCTTCTGACAGATACCTCTAAAGTAGAAACTTGTGACTTTAAAGCAGAAGAAAAAATAACGGAGACAAATTATTCTGTCATTTCTAAATCCTCAATCATTTTAGTTGCAAAATAG
- a CDS encoding HU family DNA-binding protein, with amino-acid sequence MNKKDFIALFAKNAELKTKTEAEKLVAAFLNTVEETLVAGDGVAFMGFGKFETLVREARTCVNPRTKEKMNVAAKKVVRFKAGKALAEKVNVVEKKAKKGSKKSK; translated from the coding sequence ATGAACAAAAAAGATTTTATCGCACTATTTGCAAAAAATGCTGAATTAAAAACAAAAACAGAAGCTGAAAAATTGGTAGCGGCTTTCTTGAACACAGTAGAAGAAACCTTAGTTGCTGGGGACGGAGTAGCTTTTATGGGATTTGGAAAATTTGAAACTTTAGTTCGAGAAGCAAGAACTTGTGTAAACCCTAGAACAAAAGAAAAAATGAATGTAGCTGCTAAAAAAGTAGTAAGATTTAAAGCCGGAAAAGCATTAGCTGAAAAAGTAAATGTTGTAGAAAAAAAAGCTAAAAAAGGTTCTAAAAAATCAAAATAG
- a CDS encoding TIGR00282 family metallophosphoesterase, whose protein sequence is MKILVVGDIVGRPGRKTLKSYLEKEKNQYDFIIVNGENAAAGFGITEKIAVEFLSWGIDIITGGNHTWDKKEFYDFLRQSNRVIRPCNYPQGVPGVGYSILPSRNGKKVAVLSLQGRVFMPATDCPFQVAEKVMEEIRKETNIIIVDFHAEATSEKIALGWFLDGKVSAVYGTHTHIQTADEKILPQGTSYITDVGMTGSENGVIGMKVECILPKFLTALPQRFEVAEGKEMLHGISLEIDEETGKTVKIDRIAWREE, encoded by the coding sequence ATGAAAATATTGGTAGTCGGAGATATTGTTGGGCGACCAGGAAGAAAAACATTGAAATCTTATTTAGAAAAAGAAAAAAATCAATATGATTTTATTATTGTAAATGGAGAAAATGCTGCAGCTGGATTTGGAATTACAGAAAAAATTGCAGTAGAATTTTTATCTTGGGGAATTGATATTATTACTGGAGGAAATCATACTTGGGATAAAAAAGAATTCTATGATTTTTTAAGACAAAGTAATCGAGTGATAAGACCTTGTAATTATCCACAAGGAGTACCGGGAGTAGGATATTCTATTTTACCAAGTAGAAACGGAAAAAAGGTTGCTGTTTTGTCTTTACAAGGACGAGTATTTATGCCGGCGACAGACTGCCCATTTCAAGTAGCAGAAAAAGTCATGGAAGAAATACGAAAAGAAACAAATATTATCATCGTAGATTTTCATGCAGAAGCGACATCTGAAAAAATTGCTTTGGGATGGTTTTTGGATGGAAAGGTGTCAGCTGTCTATGGAACACATACCCATATTCAAACGGCAGATGAAAAAATTTTGCCACAAGGAACTTCCTATATCACAGATGTAGGAATGACAGGGTCTGAAAATGGAGTGATTGGAATGAAGGTAGAATGTATTCTGCCTAAATTTTTGACTGCGTTACCTCAGCGTTTTGAAGTGGCGGAAGGAAAGGAAATGTTACATGGAATTTCCCTCGAGATTGATGAAGAGACGGGAAAGACCGTTAAAATTGATAGAATTGCTTGGAGAGAAGAATGA
- the prmA gene encoding 50S ribosomal protein L11 methyltransferase: MKVMEVKVIFESDDIQKYQKQISDIFYDFGVTGLQIEEPLEKKNPLDYYKDESSFLMRNHAVSAYFPMNIYAKKRQETLLTVFEEKFGQDEEVVYTVDFYEHQEEDYQNSWKKYLYPEKISSQFVVKPTWREYEAEEGEKVIELDPGRAFGTGSHPTTSLCVDLMEEGIQEGETVLDVGTGSGILMIVAEKLGAGFVCGVDIDELAVEVANENLELNKVSKEKYKVLHGNLIEKIEKQSYDVVVANILADVLLLLLKDISSVVKTGGKIIFSGIIEDKLEEVIRSVEMTGMRVEKVVAKGEWRALAIRA; encoded by the coding sequence ATGAAAGTAATGGAAGTAAAAGTCATTTTTGAAAGTGACGACATTCAGAAATATCAAAAACAAATTTCCGATATTTTTTACGATTTTGGAGTAACCGGGTTACAAATTGAAGAGCCTTTGGAAAAGAAAAATCCCTTGGATTATTATAAGGACGAAAGCAGCTTTCTGATGAGAAATCATGCAGTATCCGCTTATTTTCCGATGAATATTTATGCAAAGAAACGACAGGAAACTTTGTTAACAGTCTTTGAAGAAAAATTTGGACAGGATGAAGAAGTTGTTTATACTGTTGATTTTTATGAACATCAAGAAGAAGATTATCAAAATAGTTGGAAAAAATATTTGTATCCTGAAAAAATTTCTTCTCAATTTGTCGTAAAACCGACTTGGAGAGAGTATGAAGCGGAAGAAGGAGAAAAGGTTATTGAGTTGGATCCGGGAAGAGCTTTTGGGACAGGTTCTCATCCGACTACTTCTCTATGTGTTGACTTAATGGAAGAAGGGATTCAAGAAGGGGAAACAGTATTGGACGTAGGAACAGGTTCCGGAATTTTGATGATTGTTGCAGAAAAACTAGGGGCAGGTTTTGTTTGTGGTGTTGATATTGATGAGTTAGCGGTAGAAGTAGCCAATGAAAATTTGGAATTAAATAAAGTTTCAAAAGAAAAATATAAAGTTCTTCACGGAAACTTGATTGAAAAAATTGAGAAACAATCTTACGATGTTGTCGTGGCAAATATTCTAGCGGATGTATTGCTATTACTTTTAAAAGATATTTCTTCTGTCGTGAAAACGGGAGGTAAAATTATTTTCTCCGGAATCATTGAAGATAAGTTGGAAGAAGTCATTCGTTCTGTAGAAATGACAGGAATGCGAGTGGAGAAAGTTGTTGCAAAAGGAGAATGGAGAGCTCTTGCAATACGAGCTTAG
- the cmk gene encoding (d)CMP kinase — MKEFIVALDGPAGSGKSTIAKRIAKQYHFTYVDTGAMYRMITWFFLENNVSWKEEIACQKALEQVHLDMKNERFFVNGQDVSEAIRGPRVSSYVSEIAALKVVRNQLVHLQRKIAKGKEVILDGRDIGTVVFPKANLKIFLLASAEERAKRRFLEYEEKGETISYEEVLKSIQERDYIDSTRKESPLRKAEDAIEIDSSTMTIEEVVAEVSKEIESKR; from the coding sequence ATGAAAGAGTTTATCGTAGCTTTGGATGGACCCGCGGGAAGTGGGAAGAGTACCATTGCAAAAAGAATTGCAAAGCAATATCATTTTACTTATGTAGACACCGGAGCGATGTATCGAATGATTACTTGGTTTTTCTTAGAAAATAATGTTTCTTGGAAAGAGGAAATCGCTTGTCAAAAAGCTTTAGAACAAGTACATTTAGATATGAAGAATGAGAGATTTTTTGTGAATGGACAAGATGTTTCAGAAGCAATACGAGGTCCTAGAGTAAGTTCTTATGTATCGGAAATTGCTGCTTTAAAAGTAGTGCGAAATCAGCTAGTTCATTTACAGAGGAAAATTGCCAAAGGGAAGGAAGTTATTTTAGATGGAAGAGATATCGGAACTGTAGTATTTCCTAAGGCAAATCTTAAAATTTTCCTATTAGCGTCTGCAGAAGAAAGAGCAAAACGAAGATTTTTAGAGTATGAAGAAAAAGGAGAAACAATTTCTTACGAAGAGGTGTTAAAATCTATTCAAGAAAGAGATTATATTGATTCTACTCGAAAAGAAAGTCCTTTGCGAAAAGCCGAAGATGCGATTGAAATAGATAGTAGTACTATGACGATTGAAGAGGTAGTAGCAGAGGTTTCCAAAGAAATTGAGAGCAAAAGATAG
- a CDS encoding 3-deoxy-D-manno-octulosonic acid transferase: MYSLLHSFLVKMISLLGKEKQKDFIHKRIFQEYKALPKTIEIWIHASSVGEVNLLERFLLGCLEAFEGEILLTVFTDTGKEAALQKYGKYERVHILYFPLDDKVSIQKILTQISLKNLYIIETELWPNLIRFCKKEARVVVLNGRISNRSFGRYQKIKFLLTPLLQKIDYYYLQTEEDKKRYIALGAKEEYCNIVGNLKFDISMPSYSQEEKEAYRKELKLNTRKLWVAGSTRTGEYEILLEAFQQLEDYTLVIVPRHLERVPEIESLLKEKKISYQKYTDEEKREDIAVLLVDKMGVLRKLYSIADVTFVGATLVNIGGHSLLEPLAYGKTPIFGPYTQNVKEIAKEILEKKIGYQVVDAKTMLEAIDMIEQQSQEVREKVECFLKENKEVGKKILEREAQWNTKKKK, from the coding sequence ATGTATTCCTTATTACATAGTTTCCTTGTAAAGATGATTTCTCTTTTGGGAAAAGAAAAACAAAAAGATTTCATTCATAAAAGGATTTTTCAAGAGTATAAAGCCTTACCTAAAACGATTGAAATTTGGATACATGCTTCGTCTGTTGGGGAAGTCAATTTGTTGGAGCGATTTTTACTAGGATGTTTGGAAGCTTTTGAAGGAGAGATTTTACTGACTGTATTTACGGATACAGGGAAAGAGGCAGCTCTTCAAAAATATGGAAAGTATGAAAGGGTACATATTTTGTATTTTCCTCTAGATGATAAAGTTTCCATTCAAAAGATACTCACTCAAATTTCATTGAAAAACCTATACATTATAGAAACAGAATTATGGCCGAATTTGATTCGATTTTGTAAGAAAGAAGCTAGAGTCGTGGTATTAAATGGTAGAATTTCAAATCGAAGTTTTGGTCGTTATCAGAAAATAAAATTTCTTTTGACCCCATTATTACAAAAAATAGATTATTATTATCTTCAGACAGAAGAAGATAAAAAACGTTATATCGCTTTGGGAGCCAAAGAAGAATATTGTAATATTGTAGGAAACTTAAAATTTGATATTAGCATGCCAAGTTACTCTCAAGAAGAGAAGGAAGCCTATCGAAAAGAGTTAAAATTGAATACTCGCAAACTATGGGTAGCAGGAAGTACAAGAACAGGAGAATATGAAATTTTGTTAGAAGCTTTTCAACAATTAGAAGACTATACTCTTGTAATCGTTCCAAGACATTTAGAGAGAGTACCGGAGATAGAAAGTTTATTAAAAGAAAAAAAGATTTCTTATCAAAAGTATACAGACGAAGAAAAACGAGAAGATATTGCAGTGTTGCTTGTGGATAAAATGGGCGTACTACGGAAGCTATATTCGATTGCAGATGTTACTTTTGTGGGGGCAACTTTGGTCAATATTGGGGGGCATAGTTTATTGGAACCTTTAGCCTATGGAAAAACTCCAATTTTTGGTCCCTATACTCAAAATGTGAAAGAAATTGCAAAGGAAATTCTAGAAAAGAAAATTGGTTATCAAGTGGTAGATGCCAAAACAATGTTGGAAGCAATTGATATGATAGAACAACAATCTCAAGAAGTACGAGAAAAAGTAGAGTGCTTCTTGAAAGAAAATAAAGAGGTTGGAAAGAAAATTTTAGAAAGAGAGGCTCAATGGAACACAAAGAAAAAGAAATAG
- the trmB gene encoding tRNA (guanosine(46)-N7)-methyltransferase TrmB codes for MEHKEKEIEELWSYFFKKPRNNYNPYMLRLLDFPDYILFKKKMMDEYKGKWREFFGNENPIFLEIGTGSGNFTKEIAKRNPDQNFIGLELRFKRLCLAASKCQKENLENVVFLRRRGEELLEFLGKDELSGLYINFPDPWEGNEKNRMIQEKLFLALDSILKVGGILFFKTDHDQYYQDVLDLVKNLENYQVIYHTADLHQSEKAENNIKTEFEHLFLHKHNKNINYIEIQKVK; via the coding sequence ATGGAACACAAAGAAAAAGAAATAGAAGAATTATGGAGTTATTTTTTCAAGAAACCAAGAAATAATTATAATCCTTATATGTTACGATTGTTAGATTTTCCTGATTACATTCTATTTAAGAAAAAAATGATGGATGAATACAAAGGAAAGTGGAGAGAGTTTTTTGGAAATGAAAATCCAATTTTTTTAGAAATTGGAACAGGAAGTGGAAATTTTACAAAGGAAATTGCAAAAAGAAATCCTGACCAAAATTTTATTGGTTTGGAGCTTCGATTCAAACGATTATGTTTGGCAGCTTCCAAATGTCAAAAAGAAAATTTAGAGAATGTAGTTTTTTTGAGAAGACGAGGAGAAGAATTGCTAGAATTCTTAGGAAAAGATGAATTATCAGGACTATATATCAATTTTCCGGATCCTTGGGAAGGAAATGAAAAAAATCGTATGATTCAGGAGAAACTATTTCTTGCTTTAGATTCTATTTTGAAAGTAGGGGGCATCCTATTTTTTAAAACGGATCACGACCAGTATTATCAAGATGTTCTAGATTTAGTCAAGAATTTAGAAAATTATCAAGTCATTTATCATACGGCAGATTTACACCAAAGTGAAAAGGCAGAAAATAATATTAAAACAGAATTTGAACATCTTTTCTTACACAAGCATAATAAAAATATTAACTATATCGAAATTCAAAAAGTAAAATAG
- a CDS encoding adenylosuccinate synthase: MAGYVVVGTQWGDEGKGKIIDVLADRADYVVRFQGGNNAGHTVVVNGEKFILKLLPSGVLHGGTCIIGPGVVVDPKVLLDELASLETRGAKTDHVIISDRAQVIMPYHVKLDELREAKEDGLKIGTTKKGIGPCYEDKISRYGIRMADLLDMPQFEEKLKRNVEMKNEIFTKIYGVEPLDYDKILADYKGYIEKIKHRIKDTIPMVNKALDENKLVLFEGAQAMMLDINYGTYPYVTSSSPTTGGVTTGAGVSPRKIDKGIGVMKAYTTRVGEGPFVTELLGEFGEKVRKIGGEYGAVTGRPRRCGWLDLVVGRYATMINGLTDIVITKIDVLSGLGKLKICTAYEIDGEIYESMPANTSLLYRAKPIYEELDGWDEDITKIEKYEDLPENCKKYLKRIEEIVNCKISVVSVGPDRSQNIHIHEI; encoded by the coding sequence ATGGCAGGATATGTAGTAGTAGGTACCCAATGGGGAGATGAAGGAAAAGGAAAAATTATTGACGTTTTAGCGGATAGAGCTGATTATGTAGTACGTTTTCAAGGTGGAAATAATGCAGGACATACTGTTGTTGTTAATGGAGAAAAATTTATCTTAAAACTATTACCGTCTGGAGTATTACATGGAGGAACTTGTATCATTGGACCCGGAGTGGTTGTCGATCCAAAAGTATTATTGGATGAGTTGGCTTCTTTGGAAACAAGAGGAGCAAAGACAGACCACGTTATCATCAGTGATAGAGCTCAAGTCATTATGCCATACCATGTAAAATTGGATGAACTTCGAGAAGCCAAAGAAGACGGTTTGAAGATAGGAACAACAAAAAAAGGAATTGGACCTTGCTATGAAGATAAAATTAGTCGTTATGGAATTAGAATGGCTGACTTGTTGGATATGCCTCAATTTGAAGAAAAATTAAAGAGAAATGTAGAAATGAAGAATGAGATTTTTACAAAGATTTATGGAGTAGAGCCTTTAGATTATGATAAGATTTTAGCAGACTACAAAGGATATATTGAAAAAATTAAACATAGAATTAAAGATACCATTCCTATGGTCAATAAAGCTTTGGATGAAAATAAGTTAGTGCTATTTGAAGGTGCACAAGCCATGATGTTAGATATTAACTATGGAACTTATCCTTATGTAACTTCTTCTTCTCCAACAACAGGTGGGGTTACAACAGGAGCAGGAGTTTCTCCAAGAAAAATTGATAAGGGAATTGGAGTTATGAAAGCGTATACAACAAGAGTTGGAGAAGGTCCGTTTGTAACAGAGTTACTAGGAGAATTTGGAGAAAAAGTAAGAAAAATTGGTGGAGAATATGGAGCTGTTACCGGAAGACCAAGAAGATGTGGTTGGTTAGATTTAGTGGTAGGACGATATGCTACTATGATTAACGGATTGACAGACATCGTGATTACTAAAATTGATGTTTTAAGTGGATTAGGAAAATTGAAGATTTGTACTGCTTATGAAATTGATGGGGAAATCTATGAATCTATGCCGGCAAATACAAGCTTATTGTATCGAGCGAAACCAATTTATGAAGAATTAGATGGTTGGGATGAAGATATTACTAAGATAGAAAAGTATGAAGATTTACCTGAAAATTGTAAGAAATACTTAAAACGAATTGAAGAAATTGTAAATTGTAAAATTTCAGTCGTTTCTGTAGGACCGGACAGATCACAAAATATTCATATTCATGAAATTTAA
- a CDS encoding DJ-1 family glyoxalase III: MKKVFVLLANGFELIEAMTPVDVLRRCGAEVTTVSTEEDLWVESSNSVIIKADKYWEEVNFEEGDILILPGGYPGYVRLRENRLVVSQVEKYLTTGKYVAAICGAPSLFSEHKLALQYRLTGHSSIQEDLKQNHIYTRKTTTVDRNLITGIGAGHSLDFSFEIAALLFEKEVIEKVKEGMEI; encoded by the coding sequence ATGAAAAAAGTTTTTGTATTGTTAGCAAACGGTTTTGAGCTGATAGAGGCCATGACTCCTGTGGATGTGCTAAGACGTTGTGGAGCAGAAGTCACTACAGTGAGTACAGAAGAAGACCTTTGGGTAGAATCCTCGAACTCTGTGATTATAAAAGCAGATAAGTATTGGGAAGAAGTGAATTTTGAAGAAGGGGATATTCTTATCCTACCGGGTGGCTATCCGGGATATGTCCGTCTACGAGAAAATAGACTTGTGGTTTCTCAAGTAGAAAAGTATCTAACAACAGGGAAATACGTTGCAGCTATCTGTGGAGCACCCTCTCTTTTTTCAGAGCATAAATTAGCATTACAATATCGATTGACCGGACATTCTTCCATTCAAGAAGATTTGAAACAAAATCATATCTACACAAGAAAAACTACCACTGTGGATAGAAATCTAATTACAGGAATTGGAGCCGGACATTCTTTAGATTTTTCTTTTGAAATCGCAGCTTTACTTTTTGAGAAAGAAGTGATTGAGAAAGTGAAAGAAGGAATGGAGATATAA